The DNA region gctttcataaatcagggtcaatggcTACATATATAAATAAGTTGTGATTGTCAGTTGCTAGCAATTTTTTAgctatacaaacatttattattttggattttcctttGCTCTGTGTATAGTGATAACAAAGAGAAAGGGTGAATCTCCCACTAAAAACATGacaaggttctaacccttccatgctcaatctaaaactaaaatacaagAAAGGCTTTTGGCTTTAGCTGAACCTTAAAGCTGAAATCAGAATAGTGAATCTGTAAGAGACTAAAGCACAGCGCATGGCCACAGCATCATCACAAGCTGTGTTCTGTGAATGGGAAGTCATGCATGGGGAGGAAGACACAACACTCTAAtgcagaaaaaatcttatgcctctttctctatttgtagccttctgagttaaattagTTAGCACAGGCtaacaattataataacaatattcttctatgaaaatcagTGCTATGccgtgctatttcaatgcagcggcggaccagctgaagttcatatttaggagtcctttggggtccaaaaaaaaaagagtttgacacccctgctctaatgtTTTGGAGGGGATTAGGGAGGGATGTCAGTACAGGTAAGGCCATAAAGACTTAGTATTACCTTTACATGTTCATGTTtatagaattcagctttaaagtttctaaggcagcctttctccaacgtttacccctgaggaagtaATCTCCAGGTCTCAGGGAATCCTTACTAAAACCAGTTTATTGCTGGTCAGTTTGATAAAAGCTTCTTtaattggtggccagtagaaagatTGACCCCCTACAGTAGGATTGGATAAACATCTTAATAgactctttattaataaaacctgAAATACTATCTTTCAATCCAGAGTTGTCCCTTGCACTGCCTTTTTCAGCCTCAAGATGCCCTCAGTTTTCGGGGTCGTTGTTGTAGGTCTTCAAGGTTGAATGGCCCCCAGAGTCAATCAACCCAAATGACTAAGGACAGTACCATGACGAAGGGACATTATGGACTCCCCCTTTAAATGGCATGACAACTTACCTAGCCTTACATTCACATTCTCTGAAATAATAAGGATCACCCAGTGTTACTTCTGTGTTCTATTTAGATTGCCtccactttctgcttatttaaaagagcactcaaaacccatcctttcaaactatcctacccatcttcttctgtcctttgaaacccaCCCAGTggtacttcccaccactacatatccccctcctagattgtaagctctttggtggcagggtcctctcctcctcctgcgtcactgtttgtattcgtctgtcatttgcaacccctaactaatgtacagcactacgtaatatgttggcgctatatgaatcctgtttaataataataataataataaataataataactggcgtcggttaaactgacctgaaggcacaagttgctcattgctcaagaaacccccagcaacattTGGAGGACCCCAGGGTTCTACATTACACTGGTGTAGATGGTGACTTAAAGACCCTGTAATCAGATGTCCGTTGAATTGCTGTGAACTCTAACATTCTCATAAATCCCTtgcaaaatatgaacaaaaacattgggATAAAATTGCTGCACTGGGGTTGGGTTCcctgttaaagaggaactagagTCCCAGTTTACAAGAATAAGGaccaggcaggtggttattgcagacaggcaatgtcccttctgcaataacacagcTGACCTGTGGTGTCAGAGCTGACCTGTGGTGTCAGGAGTATGTAAAAAGCTGAGCTGGGTATGTCCCGGGGATGGATGAACTTCTGTGTGCCTGCTTGGGAGTTACGTCACCCCTGTATGGACAATAaatatggctgaagatcattGTTGggcaaaagaagcaaaaaaaaaaatggtggcgcCCTGCGAGGGACTGCGGATAGGAAAGTGGTGCAgcgtttatattttttttcaaattgtatctttctttttattgattgttacCAATTCACCTATGCATATTTTGAATAAACTGCCAAGCCATTACATTTCAGGGGTTCAACTTCCCCTTCATCAGGGCATTACTACAAAATTCCCAATGGAGGAATGTTGCTGCCACTccttatttgtttcatttaaaacatacacTGGACTGTTGGTTATTATTGCAGGTTTCTTGTCAGTAGAAACCCATTCTAGTCTTCCAGGTTTTTATATTCTTCGATCAACAAAAACAATACTATAAAACCCATCACTTCATGATGTTTATTGATCCCTAAACCTCAGAATAATGGAGATACACTTGGAGATCATGAGCACTTCCGACtggatttaaagtgaatctaaagttACACTTGCCTTCCCGATCGCTCCGGTTTTCTGGTGTCAAAGCTGTACTGGGCATGCACCGTTATATTGGACCAGATGAGAGTTTTCAATGTAACAGTTTCTTTTCAACTGACAGTGCGTTTATTTGCTTTCAGTACAGAAACAAGGGCCACACAATGACGTGTTGCAGACGGACATTCCGGTGCCCAAGTTCAAGAAGGAAAGAGGAGAATCTGTTGGAGCCTTCCTGAGCCGCATGAACCGGGAAACCCAGCATGTGATCTTTCTCACCAAGAACCAGGTGGACCGCCAGCCTGAGTTGGATTTGGATGATAATGGAGAGCTACcaaagaaggaagaggaggaggaggagaaggaggatgaTGCTAAGAAGCAAGTCACCAAAAAGAAGTCTGACAAGCGGAAGGAGTATGTTACTTTAATTATTCAGCAAGGACCCAACTTGTTTCATTGTTACAGTTTTAGTTCATTCAGAATGGGTGTGTTAAAAGGAGCCCAGGCAGCCATTGCCCCTTTTGCCAA from Pyxicephalus adspersus unplaced genomic scaffold, UCB_Pads_2.0 Sca1333, whole genome shotgun sequence includes:
- the LOC140321206 gene encoding coiled-coil domain-containing protein 137-like, which produces MNRETQHVIFLTKNQVDRQPELDLDDNGELPKKEEEEEEKEDDAKKQVTKKKSDKRKEFDRKCLDKFVRKREEKKEARLEEEIFKGKV